A single Scleropages formosus chromosome 4, fSclFor1.1, whole genome shotgun sequence DNA region contains:
- the LOC108921262 gene encoding rap1 GTPase-activating protein 2-like isoform X9, which yields MLNISNAPLGDYPPSPPRTAPPTMKSTDFFDGLERMENNITLNPRIEEVLEKGDPYPQVILPQFGGYWIEDAETTVFTPTSTDSSFYEDDDSDGVSPGGSRGFKLEDNSAARAYRKHFLGREHLNFYGTASTLGNLVLSLKHEEAEGQEHLRIILRSRMKTLHDRISLAGLTQLPSIPEIAKLLCDDVTGLKFSPVLYPRGSQLIVSYDEHEVSNTFKFGVVYQKFHQISEEELFGNNEETPAFQEFLELLGDCIELQDFKGFRGGLDVSHGQTGSHSVYTIFKDREIMFHVSTKLPFTEGDTQQLQRKRHIGNDIVAVIFQEKATPFVPDMIASNFLHAYILVQVENPGTEHITYKVSVTAREDVPPFGPPLPNPSIFKKGPEFREFLLTKLINAEVACYKADRFAKLEGRTRAALLDNLHDELHKQTQAILGLGTGSGSDDDKMENGSHGGLLESLKRAVRVRSHSMETVGVSHRHRSPAGVPASLSGGVLPQNSTDCSKSTVMVRRLNKGQWTSEGDSTPGAAKSPVKSPVKRRSGFFRLHSCTDGQADRQSRSDLKMSESSSLAQEVKSETSSNPSSPEIYPSKDGLSVKLRDSSCGSGGQHNISRSSSSTSSFSSAAGEGEMLEEVDMNCQPSMAYPPVYSPSFSVEGQTCGTPVIMCRSPTDGKSRTSPSSKCNLKFRFDKLNPSPAVSGAVGGQPLPLCLAPCNLLSSCQGH from the exons TCAACAGATTTCTTTGACGGACTGGAAAGGATGGAG AACAACATCACCCTCAACCCCAGGATAGAGGAG GTCCTGGAGAAGGGTGATCCTTACCCTCAGGTGATCCTTCCCCAGTTTGGGGGCTACTGGATAGAGGATGCAGAAACCACAGTATTCACTCCAACCTCCACCGACAGCAGCTTCTATGAGGATGATGACAGCGACGGTGTGAGCCCTGGGGGTAGCAGGGGCTTCAAGCTAGAGGACAACAGTGCAGCGAGGGCCTATCGCAAGCACTTTTTGGGCAGA GAGCACCTGAATTTTTATGGAACAGCCAGTACCCTGGGCAACCTGGTCCTCTCTCTGAAGCATGAGGAGGCGGAGGGCCAGGAGCACCTGCGCATCATACTCAG GTCTAGGATGAAGACACTCCATGACAGAATCTCTCTGGCAGGACTGACACAATTGCCCAGCATCCCTGAGATTGCCAAG ctgctgtgTGATGATGTAACAGGCCTAAAATTTAGTCCAGTCCTGTATCCTCGG GGTTCTCAGTTGATTGTGAGCTATGATGAACATGAAGTCAGCAACACTTTCAAGTTTGGTGTAGTTTACCAGAAGTTTCATCAG ATTTCAGAAGAAGAGCTGTTTGGGAACAATGAGGAGACACCTGCCTTCCAGGAGTTCCTAGAGCTTCTGGGAGACTGTATTGAGCTCCAAGACTTCAAAGG CTTCCGAGGTGGTCTTGACGTCTCCCATGGCCAAACAGGTTCACATTCCGTCTACACGATCTTCAAGGACAGGGAGATCATGTTTCATGTCTCCACCAAGTTGCCCTTCACGGAAGGGGACACACAGCAG CTTCAGAGGAAGCGACACATTGGAAATGATATTGTGGCAGTCATCTTCCAGGAAAAGGCCACACCTTTTGTCCCGGACATGATCGCTTCCAATTTCCTTCATGCTTACATCCTAGTACAAGTGGAAAATCCTGGCACAGAGCACATTACATACAAG GTATCCGTCACTGCACGAGAGGATGTCCCACCCTTTGGACCACCTCTCCCAAACCCATCCATTTTCAAGAAG GGCCCAGAGTTCCGGGAATTCCTGCTCACCAAACTAATCAACGCAGAGGTGGCCTGCTACAAGGCAGACCGCTTTGCTAAATTGGAG GGGCGGACTCGGGCAGCACTTCTGGACAACCTTCACGATGAACTGCACAAGCAGACGCAGGCAATACTGGGGCTGGGGACAGGATCTGGCTCAGATGATGACAAGATGGAAAACGGGAGCCATGGTGGCCTGCTTGAGTCCCTCAAG CGGGCAGTGCGAGTGCGGagtcactccatggagacagtTGGTGTGTCGCATCGTCACCGGAGCCCTGCAGGGGTCCCCGCAAGTCTGAGCGGGGGAGTACTCCCCCAGAACAGTACAGACTGCTCCAAGAGCACAGTCATGGTGAGAAGACTGAATAAGGGCCAGTGGACATCCGAAGGAGACAGT ACCCCTGGAGCAGCCAAGTCCCCAGTGAAGAGCCCAGTGAAGCGGCGATCTGGATTCTTCCGTCTTCACTCCTGCACAGATGGACAGGCAGACAGGCAGTCACGCAG TGACTTAAAGATGTCTGAAAGCAGCAGCCTTGCTCAGGAAGTAAAATCAGAGACATCATCCAACCCGAGCTCACCAGAGATCTACCCCAGCAAAGACGG GCTCTCTGTTAAGCTAAGGGACAGCAGCTGTGGCAGTGGTGGTCAGCACAACAtctcccgctcctcctccagcacgagcagcttcagcagtgctgctggagaaggagagatgCTGGAAGAGGTGGACATG AACTGTCAGCCCTCTATGGCTTATCCGCCAGTGTATAGCCCCTCCTTCAGTGTAGAGGGACAGACTTGTGGGACACCAGTTATCATGTGTCGCAGCCCCACAG ATGGAAAGAGCAGGACATCCCCATCCTCCAAGTGCAACCTGAAGTTCCGCTTTGACAAGCTGAACCCCTCCCCTGCAGTAAGTGGTGCTGTGGGTGGACAGCCTCTGCCCTTGTGTTTGGCACCATGTAATCTACTGTCTTCCTGTCAG GGACACTAG
- the LOC108921262 gene encoding rap1 GTPase-activating protein 2-like isoform X7: MSSTTSRVSSRRAGIRAAAVLIGLLHKSRKRREREKEAREQEEQWKQEMLNISNAPLGDYPPSPPRTAPPTMKSTDFFDGLERMENNITLNPRIEEVLEKGDPYPQVILPQFGGYWIEDAETTVFTPTSTDSSFYEDDDSDGVSPGGSRGFKLEDNSAARAYRKHFLGREHLNFYGTASTLGNLVLSLKHEEAEGQEHLRIILRSRMKTLHDRISLAGLTQLPSIPEIAKLLCDDVTGLKFSPVLYPRGSQLIVSYDEHEVSNTFKFGVVYQKFHQISEEELFGNNEETPAFQEFLELLGDCIELQDFKGFRGGLDVSHGQTGSHSVYTIFKDREIMFHVSTKLPFTEGDTQQLQRKRHIGNDIVAVIFQEKATPFVPDMIASNFLHAYILVQVENPGTEHITYKVSVTAREDVPPFGPPLPNPSIFKKGPEFREFLLTKLINAEVACYKADRFAKLEGRTRAALLDNLHDELHKQTQAILGLGTGSGSDDDKMENGSHGGLLESLKRAVRVRSHSMETVGVSHRHRSPAGVPASLSGGVLPQNSTDCSKSTVMVRRLNKGQWTSEGDSTPGAAKSPVKSPVKRRSGFFRLHSCTDGQADRQSRSDLKMSESSSLAQEVKSETSSNPSSPEIYPSKDGLSVKLRDSSCGSGGQHNISRSSSSTSSFSSAAGEGEMLEEVDMNCQPSMAYPPVYSPSFSVEGQTCGTPVIMCRSPTDGKSRTSPSSKCNLKFRFDKLNPSPAVSGAVGGQPLPLCLAPCNLLSSCQGH; encoded by the exons TCAACAGATTTCTTTGACGGACTGGAAAGGATGGAG AACAACATCACCCTCAACCCCAGGATAGAGGAG GTCCTGGAGAAGGGTGATCCTTACCCTCAGGTGATCCTTCCCCAGTTTGGGGGCTACTGGATAGAGGATGCAGAAACCACAGTATTCACTCCAACCTCCACCGACAGCAGCTTCTATGAGGATGATGACAGCGACGGTGTGAGCCCTGGGGGTAGCAGGGGCTTCAAGCTAGAGGACAACAGTGCAGCGAGGGCCTATCGCAAGCACTTTTTGGGCAGA GAGCACCTGAATTTTTATGGAACAGCCAGTACCCTGGGCAACCTGGTCCTCTCTCTGAAGCATGAGGAGGCGGAGGGCCAGGAGCACCTGCGCATCATACTCAG GTCTAGGATGAAGACACTCCATGACAGAATCTCTCTGGCAGGACTGACACAATTGCCCAGCATCCCTGAGATTGCCAAG ctgctgtgTGATGATGTAACAGGCCTAAAATTTAGTCCAGTCCTGTATCCTCGG GGTTCTCAGTTGATTGTGAGCTATGATGAACATGAAGTCAGCAACACTTTCAAGTTTGGTGTAGTTTACCAGAAGTTTCATCAG ATTTCAGAAGAAGAGCTGTTTGGGAACAATGAGGAGACACCTGCCTTCCAGGAGTTCCTAGAGCTTCTGGGAGACTGTATTGAGCTCCAAGACTTCAAAGG CTTCCGAGGTGGTCTTGACGTCTCCCATGGCCAAACAGGTTCACATTCCGTCTACACGATCTTCAAGGACAGGGAGATCATGTTTCATGTCTCCACCAAGTTGCCCTTCACGGAAGGGGACACACAGCAG CTTCAGAGGAAGCGACACATTGGAAATGATATTGTGGCAGTCATCTTCCAGGAAAAGGCCACACCTTTTGTCCCGGACATGATCGCTTCCAATTTCCTTCATGCTTACATCCTAGTACAAGTGGAAAATCCTGGCACAGAGCACATTACATACAAG GTATCCGTCACTGCACGAGAGGATGTCCCACCCTTTGGACCACCTCTCCCAAACCCATCCATTTTCAAGAAG GGCCCAGAGTTCCGGGAATTCCTGCTCACCAAACTAATCAACGCAGAGGTGGCCTGCTACAAGGCAGACCGCTTTGCTAAATTGGAG GGGCGGACTCGGGCAGCACTTCTGGACAACCTTCACGATGAACTGCACAAGCAGACGCAGGCAATACTGGGGCTGGGGACAGGATCTGGCTCAGATGATGACAAGATGGAAAACGGGAGCCATGGTGGCCTGCTTGAGTCCCTCAAG CGGGCAGTGCGAGTGCGGagtcactccatggagacagtTGGTGTGTCGCATCGTCACCGGAGCCCTGCAGGGGTCCCCGCAAGTCTGAGCGGGGGAGTACTCCCCCAGAACAGTACAGACTGCTCCAAGAGCACAGTCATGGTGAGAAGACTGAATAAGGGCCAGTGGACATCCGAAGGAGACAGT ACCCCTGGAGCAGCCAAGTCCCCAGTGAAGAGCCCAGTGAAGCGGCGATCTGGATTCTTCCGTCTTCACTCCTGCACAGATGGACAGGCAGACAGGCAGTCACGCAG TGACTTAAAGATGTCTGAAAGCAGCAGCCTTGCTCAGGAAGTAAAATCAGAGACATCATCCAACCCGAGCTCACCAGAGATCTACCCCAGCAAAGACGG GCTCTCTGTTAAGCTAAGGGACAGCAGCTGTGGCAGTGGTGGTCAGCACAACAtctcccgctcctcctccagcacgagcagcttcagcagtgctgctggagaaggagagatgCTGGAAGAGGTGGACATG AACTGTCAGCCCTCTATGGCTTATCCGCCAGTGTATAGCCCCTCCTTCAGTGTAGAGGGACAGACTTGTGGGACACCAGTTATCATGTGTCGCAGCCCCACAG ATGGAAAGAGCAGGACATCCCCATCCTCCAAGTGCAACCTGAAGTTCCGCTTTGACAAGCTGAACCCCTCCCCTGCAGTAAGTGGTGCTGTGGGTGGACAGCCTCTGCCCTTGTGTTTGGCACCATGTAATCTACTGTCTTCCTGTCAG GGACACTAG
- the LOC108921262 gene encoding rap1 GTPase-activating protein 2-like isoform X8 translates to MIRRKRSVSFGGFGWVDKSTISALRSRKQEMLNISNAPLGDYPPSPPRTAPPTMKSTDFFDGLERMENNITLNPRIEEVLEKGDPYPQVILPQFGGYWIEDAETTVFTPTSTDSSFYEDDDSDGVSPGGSRGFKLEDNSAARAYRKHFLGREHLNFYGTASTLGNLVLSLKHEEAEGQEHLRIILRSRMKTLHDRISLAGLTQLPSIPEIAKLLCDDVTGLKFSPVLYPRGSQLIVSYDEHEVSNTFKFGVVYQKFHQISEEELFGNNEETPAFQEFLELLGDCIELQDFKGFRGGLDVSHGQTGSHSVYTIFKDREIMFHVSTKLPFTEGDTQQLQRKRHIGNDIVAVIFQEKATPFVPDMIASNFLHAYILVQVENPGTEHITYKVSVTAREDVPPFGPPLPNPSIFKKGPEFREFLLTKLINAEVACYKADRFAKLEGRTRAALLDNLHDELHKQTQAILGLGTGSGSDDDKMENGSHGGLLESLKRAVRVRSHSMETVGVSHRHRSPAGVPASLSGGVLPQNSTDCSKSTVMVRRLNKGQWTSEGDSTPGAAKSPVKSPVKRRSGFFRLHSCTDGQADRQSRSDLKMSESSSLAQEVKSETSSNPSSPEIYPSKDGLSVKLRDSSCGSGGQHNISRSSSSTSSFSSAAGEGEMLEEVDMNCQPSMAYPPVYSPSFSVEGQTCGTPVIMCRSPTDGKSRTSPSSKCNLKFRFDKLNPSPAVSGAVGGQPLPLCLAPCNLLSSCQGH, encoded by the exons TCAACAGATTTCTTTGACGGACTGGAAAGGATGGAG AACAACATCACCCTCAACCCCAGGATAGAGGAG GTCCTGGAGAAGGGTGATCCTTACCCTCAGGTGATCCTTCCCCAGTTTGGGGGCTACTGGATAGAGGATGCAGAAACCACAGTATTCACTCCAACCTCCACCGACAGCAGCTTCTATGAGGATGATGACAGCGACGGTGTGAGCCCTGGGGGTAGCAGGGGCTTCAAGCTAGAGGACAACAGTGCAGCGAGGGCCTATCGCAAGCACTTTTTGGGCAGA GAGCACCTGAATTTTTATGGAACAGCCAGTACCCTGGGCAACCTGGTCCTCTCTCTGAAGCATGAGGAGGCGGAGGGCCAGGAGCACCTGCGCATCATACTCAG GTCTAGGATGAAGACACTCCATGACAGAATCTCTCTGGCAGGACTGACACAATTGCCCAGCATCCCTGAGATTGCCAAG ctgctgtgTGATGATGTAACAGGCCTAAAATTTAGTCCAGTCCTGTATCCTCGG GGTTCTCAGTTGATTGTGAGCTATGATGAACATGAAGTCAGCAACACTTTCAAGTTTGGTGTAGTTTACCAGAAGTTTCATCAG ATTTCAGAAGAAGAGCTGTTTGGGAACAATGAGGAGACACCTGCCTTCCAGGAGTTCCTAGAGCTTCTGGGAGACTGTATTGAGCTCCAAGACTTCAAAGG CTTCCGAGGTGGTCTTGACGTCTCCCATGGCCAAACAGGTTCACATTCCGTCTACACGATCTTCAAGGACAGGGAGATCATGTTTCATGTCTCCACCAAGTTGCCCTTCACGGAAGGGGACACACAGCAG CTTCAGAGGAAGCGACACATTGGAAATGATATTGTGGCAGTCATCTTCCAGGAAAAGGCCACACCTTTTGTCCCGGACATGATCGCTTCCAATTTCCTTCATGCTTACATCCTAGTACAAGTGGAAAATCCTGGCACAGAGCACATTACATACAAG GTATCCGTCACTGCACGAGAGGATGTCCCACCCTTTGGACCACCTCTCCCAAACCCATCCATTTTCAAGAAG GGCCCAGAGTTCCGGGAATTCCTGCTCACCAAACTAATCAACGCAGAGGTGGCCTGCTACAAGGCAGACCGCTTTGCTAAATTGGAG GGGCGGACTCGGGCAGCACTTCTGGACAACCTTCACGATGAACTGCACAAGCAGACGCAGGCAATACTGGGGCTGGGGACAGGATCTGGCTCAGATGATGACAAGATGGAAAACGGGAGCCATGGTGGCCTGCTTGAGTCCCTCAAG CGGGCAGTGCGAGTGCGGagtcactccatggagacagtTGGTGTGTCGCATCGTCACCGGAGCCCTGCAGGGGTCCCCGCAAGTCTGAGCGGGGGAGTACTCCCCCAGAACAGTACAGACTGCTCCAAGAGCACAGTCATGGTGAGAAGACTGAATAAGGGCCAGTGGACATCCGAAGGAGACAGT ACCCCTGGAGCAGCCAAGTCCCCAGTGAAGAGCCCAGTGAAGCGGCGATCTGGATTCTTCCGTCTTCACTCCTGCACAGATGGACAGGCAGACAGGCAGTCACGCAG TGACTTAAAGATGTCTGAAAGCAGCAGCCTTGCTCAGGAAGTAAAATCAGAGACATCATCCAACCCGAGCTCACCAGAGATCTACCCCAGCAAAGACGG GCTCTCTGTTAAGCTAAGGGACAGCAGCTGTGGCAGTGGTGGTCAGCACAACAtctcccgctcctcctccagcacgagcagcttcagcagtgctgctggagaaggagagatgCTGGAAGAGGTGGACATG AACTGTCAGCCCTCTATGGCTTATCCGCCAGTGTATAGCCCCTCCTTCAGTGTAGAGGGACAGACTTGTGGGACACCAGTTATCATGTGTCGCAGCCCCACAG ATGGAAAGAGCAGGACATCCCCATCCTCCAAGTGCAACCTGAAGTTCCGCTTTGACAAGCTGAACCCCTCCCCTGCAGTAAGTGGTGCTGTGGGTGGACAGCCTCTGCCCTTGTGTTTGGCACCATGTAATCTACTGTCTTCCTGTCAG GGACACTAG